From the Musa acuminata AAA Group cultivar baxijiao chromosome BXJ3-7, Cavendish_Baxijiao_AAA, whole genome shotgun sequence genome, one window contains:
- the LOC135643791 gene encoding CBL-interacting protein kinase 1-like has translation MVKEGGGEGLRVLGKYVLGRTLGEGNFGKVKYAKHVETGQAFAVKILDRSRVQSLNFSDQIKREIGTLKLLKHPSVVRLHEVSASKTKIYMVLEYVNGGELFDKIALKGRLSEREGRKLFQQLIDAVSYCHDKGVYHRDLKPENVLVHEKGNIKVSDFGLSALPQHVGNDGLLHTTCGSPNYVAPEVLKNRGYDGARSDIWSCGVILYVILTGSLPFDDRNLAVLCQKIFRGDTKIPRWLSPDAQDLLRRMLDPNPITRIDVAGIKAHDWFKQDYTPVIPIDDDDDDDDDDDLVPYSEPSSTKMHNESDEKGTTPTQINAFQLIGMSSSLDLSGFFEKEDVSERKIRFTSNHSPKHLFEKIEHIVTEMGFQIHRGHGKLKFSHQIKSSKFPRISSSLSVAAEVFELSPSLYIVELRKSHGDSSLYRQLCTRLSGDLGVCKSQQHICKALSMPELNNILEEILLRTESKETIK, from the exons ATGGTGAAGGAAGGAGGAGGGGAGGGATTGCGAGTGCTGGGGAAGTACGTGCTGGGGCGGACGCTTGGCGAGGGCAACTTCGGCAAGGTGAAGTACGCTAAGCACGTCGAAACCGGGCAGGCCTTCGCCGTCAAGATCCTCGACCGCAGCCGCGTGCAGTCCCTCAACTTCAGCGATCAG ATTAAGAGGGAGATCGGCACGTTGAAGCTGCTGAAGCATCCGAGTGTAGTCAGGTTACACGAG GTGTCAGCAAGCAAAACTAAGATTTACATGGTGCTTGAATACGTAAATGGTGGCGAATTGTTCGACAAAATT GCACTGAAGGGAAGGCTCTCAGAACGCGAGGGTCGGAAGCTTTTCCAGCAGCTGATTGATGCTGTAAGCTACTGTCATGACAAGGGAGTCTACCACAGAGATTTGAAG CCAGAAAATGTTCTTGTGCATGAAAAGGGCAACATAAAGGTTTCAGATTTCGGCCTCAGCGCCTTACCACAACATGTTGGG AATGATGGGTTGCTGCATACAACCTGTGGAAGCCCCAACTATGTTGCACCTGAG GTTCTTAAAAATAGAGGATATGATGGTGCGAGATCAGACATATGGTCTTGTGGTGTCATCCTATATGTGATTCTTACAGGGTCTCTTCCATTTGATGACAGAAACCTTGCTGTGCTTTGTCAGAAG ATCTTTAGGGGGGACACAAAGATCCCTAGGTGGCTCTCCCCTGATGCTCAAGACCTGTTGAGAAGAATGCTTGATCCAAATCCCATCACAAGGATAGATGTAGCTGGGATCAAAGCACATGACTGGTTCAAGCAAGACTACACCCCAGTCATCcccattgatgatgatgatgatgatgatgatgatgatgatttagtTCCATATAGTGAACCATCTTCCACTAAAATG CATAATGAGTCAGATGAAAAGGGAACTACTCCAACCCAAATCAATGCATTTCAACTCATTGGCATGTCTTCCTCTCTTGATCTCTCTGGTTTTTTTGAGAAAGAG GATGTCTCAGAGAGGAAAATAAGGTTCACATCCAATCATTCACCCAAACACCTGTTTGAGAAGATTGAGCATATTGTTACTGAAATGGGGTTTCAAATCCATAGAGGACATGGCAAA CTGAAATTTAGCCACCAAATCAAGAGTTCGAAGTTCCCAAGGATCTCTTCATCACTCTCAGTTGCTGCAGAG GTGTTTGAGCTCAGTCCATCTCTGTATATTGTGGAGCTAAGAAAATCTCATGGAGATTCTTCATTATATAGACAG TTGTGCACGAGGCTGTCAGGAGATTTGGGTGTCTGCAAGAGCCAACAACACATCTGCAAGGCGCTGTCGATGCCGGAACTCAATAATATTTTGGAGGAGATATTATTGAGGACAGAGAGCAAGGAAACGATAAAATAG